In Oncorhynchus masou masou isolate Uvic2021 unplaced genomic scaffold, UVic_Omas_1.1 unplaced_scaffold_3195, whole genome shotgun sequence, the genomic window CGTTCAGTTACGTATTgctgagtgtgtatgagtgtgtatgtgtgtatgagtgtgtatgtgtgtgtgtgagtgtgtatgagtgtgtgtgagtgtgtgtgagtgtgtgtgagtgtgtatgagtgtgtatgagtgtgtgtgagtgtgtatgagtgtgtgtgagtgtgtatgagtgtgtatgagtgtgtatatCTCACTCTGTGGGTGGTGATAGATCACTTACTGCATAAATTAACCATCAATTGAGGAGGACATGATTTGTGGTACTTCACAGTTAAATAACCATTTCATCTCAACTGTCAATGCAGGTGACAACTTTCAAGAAAACTATCGCTGTTGTTGTATGTGGGTGAGAATAACCTCTTGGAAATGTTGACTTTTTAAAATGAAACTGAATGATgatacaataacacacacacatatatatagatatatatatacacacacacacacagatacacacacacccacacatatatatatatatacacacaactgATAAGATTTTGACAGCAACCCCACCTGAGACATCACtaagtggacaaaacattaggaacacctgctcgtTCCATGacagagactgaccaggtgaatccaggtgaaagctatgatcccttattgatgtcacttgtgattccaggtgaaggctatgatcccttaatgaTGTTTCTTgttaaccaggtgaatccagcaGGCATCAAATCAGTACAGATGAAGGGAAGGTAATTGGTTAAAGAAggagttttaagccttgagacaattgagacatagattgtgtctgtgtgtcgttcagagggtgaatgggcaagacaacagatttaagtgcctttgaacaggctatggtagtaggtgccaggcgcaccgtttTGAGGGTGTCAacaactgcaaagctgctgggttttttcacgctcaacagtttccgatgtgtatcaagaatggtccaccacccaaaaagacatccagccaaattaacacaactgtgggaagcatttcaaaaagccttgtagagtccatgacccgacgaattgaggctgttctgagggcaaacggtgcaactcattattaggaaggtgttcctaatgtttgtaaactcagtgtacatTTCTGACTCAGCGTTGTTTACATTTCAAACACCTTATCTTCTGAAACCCTCAAGGTGTTGGGTGTTCGTCTCCTGCCCACTATCAGTATACACTTGATCCCCCACCTCAGCTCTGTGAGAAACAGGTCTGTGAAGTTTAATCTTCACGGGTTGACAAAGTAAATATTTAGCTCTCAATAAAAACCTAATTCTTATACACATACTTTGGCAAACGAGGCGTGCTAAAAACGGTCTGGACAGACAGGGCTCGGTCCTTCCTAGTTTGAATAGAGGGCTCGGTTCTttgagctcagttggtagagcatggtgttcGTAATGTCAGGGAGTAGTGGGttttgattcccgggaccacctatacatgaaaatgtatgtaagtcggtttggataaaagtgtctgttaAATATAATATATAGGGCTTTTTCTCCCCTGTATTATGGTGTCGTTAGAGGGCTACACAGTACAGAAGACAGCCCAACGCCTGGATGGAGCTGTGCTACAAATAAAtccaatcaaactttatttgtcacatgcgccgaatacaacaggtgtagtagaccttacagtgaaatgctgaatacaacaggtgtagaccttatggtgaaatgctgaatacaacaggtgtagtagaccttacagtgaaatgctgaatacaacaggtgttgtagaccttacagtgaaatgctgaatacaacaggtgtagtagaccttacagtgaaatgctgaatacaacaggtgtagtagaccttacagtgaaatgctgaatacaacaggtgtagtagacctcacagtgaaatgctgaatacaacaggtgtagtagacctcacagtgaaatgctgaatacaacaggtgtagtagacctcacagtgaaatgctgaatacaacaggtgtagtagacctcacagtgaaatgctgaatacaactggtgtagtagaccttacagtgaaatgctgaatacaacaggtgtagtagaccttacagtgaaatgatgaatacaacaggtgtagtagacctcacagtgaaatgatgaatacaacaggtgtagtagacctcacagtgaaatgctgaatacaacaggtgtagtagaccttacagtgaaatgctgaatacaacaggtgtagtagacctcacagtgaaatgctgaatacaacaggtgtaggtagacctcacagtgaaatgctgaatacaacaggtgtagtagaccttacagtgaaatgctgaatacaacaggtgtagtagaccttacagtgaaatgctgaatacaacaggtgtagtagacctcacagtgaaatgctgaatacaacaggtgtaggtagacctcacagtgaaatgctgaatacaacaggtgtagtagaccttacagtgaaatgctgaatacaacaggtgtagtagacctcacagtgaaatgctgaatacaacaggtgtagtagacctcacagtgaaatgctgaatacaacaggtgtaggtagacctcacagtgaaatgctgaatacaacaggtgtaggtagacctcacagtgaaatgctgaatacaactggtgtagtagaccttacagtgaaatgctgaatacaacaggtgtagtagacctcacagtgaaatgctgaatacaactggtgtagtagaccttacagtgaaatgctgaatacaacaggtgtagtagaccttacagtgaaatgatgaatacaacaggtgtagtagacctcacagtgaaatgatgaatacaacaggtgtagtagacttcacagtgaaatgctgaatacaacaggtgtagtagaccttacagtgaaatgctgaatacaacaggtgtagtagacctcacagtgaaatgctgaatacaacaggtgtaggtagacctcacagtgaaatgctgaatacaacaggtgtagtagaccttacagtgaaatgctgaatacaacaggtgtagtagacctttacagtgaaatgctgaatacaacaggtgtagtagacctcacagtgaaatgctgaatacaacaggtgtaggtagacctcacagtgaaatgctgaatacaacaggtgtagtagaccttacagtgaaatgctgaatacaacaggtgtagtagacctcacagtgaaatgctgaatacaacaggtgtagtagacctcacagtgaaatgctgaatacaacaggtgtaggtagacctcacagtgaaatgctgaatacaacaggtgtaggtagacctcacagtgaaatgctgaataaaacaggtgtagtagaccttacagtgaaatgctgaatacaacaggtgtagtagacctcacagtgacctgctgaatacaacaggtgtagtagaccttacagtgaaatgctgaatacaacaggtgtagtagacctcacagtgaaatgctgaatacaacaggtgtagtagaccttacagtgaaatgctgaatacaacaggtgtagtagaccttacagtgaaatgctgaatacaacaggtgtagtagaccttacagtgaaatgctgaatacaacaggtgtagtagaccttacagtgaaatgcttactgacaagaccttaaccaacagtgcagttcactGTGGTTAAGTGCAGTTCACGTGGTTTAGTAAAGTTCACTGTGGGTAAGTGCAGTTCACTGTGGGTAAGTGCAGTTCATAGTGGGTAAGTGCAGTTCACTGTGGTTAAGTGCAGTTCACGTGGTTTAGTAAAGTTCACTGTGGGTAAGTGCAGTTCACGTGGTTTAGTGTAGTTCATAGTGGGTAAGTGCAGTTCACTCTGGGTAAGTGCAGTTCACTGTGGTTAAGTGCAGTTCACTGTGGGTAAGTGCAGTTCACGTGGTTAAGTGCAGTTCAGTGTGGTTAAGTGCAGTTCAGTGTGGTTAAGTGCAGTTCACAGTGGGTAAGTGCAGTTCACAGTAGTTAAGTGCAGTTCACTGTGGGTAAGTGCAGTTCACAGTGGGTAAGTGCAGTTCACAGTAGTTAAGTGCAGTTCACTGTGGGTAAGTGCAGTTCACTGTAGTTAAGTGCAGTTCACTGTGGATAAGTGCAGTTCACTGTGGGTAAGTGCAGTTCACTGTGGGTAAGTGCAGTTCACTGTGGGTAAGTGCAGTTCATGGTGGTTTAGTGCAGTTCATAGTGGGTAAGTGCAGTTCACTGTGGGTAAGTGCAGTTCACTGTGGGTAAGTGCAGTTCACTGTGGGTAAGTGCAGTTCACTGTGGGTAAGTGCAGTTCACTGTGGTTAAGTGCAGTTCATGGTGGTTTAGTGCAGTTCATAGTGGGTAAGTGCAGTTCACAGTAGTTAAGTGCAGTTCACAGTGGGTAAAGTGCAGTTCACAGTAGTTAAGTACAGTTCATAGTGGGTAAGTGCAGTTCACAGTGGGTAAGTGCAGTTCACAGTAGTTAAGTGCAGTTCACTGTGGGTAAGTGCAGTTCACTGTAGTTAAGTGCAGTTCACTGTGGATAAGTGCAGTTCACTGTGGGTAAGTGCAGTTCACTGTGGGTAAGTGCAGTTCACTGTGGGTAAGTGCAGTTCACGGTGGTTTAGTGCAGTTCATAGTGGGTAAGTGCAGTTCACTGTGGGTAAGTGCAGTTCACTGTGGGTAAGTGCAGTTCACTGTGGGTAAGTGCAGTTCACTGTGGGTAAGTGCAGTTCATGGTGGTTTAGTGCAGTTCATAGTGGGTAAGTGCAGTTCACAGTAGTTAAGTGCAGTTCACAGTGGTTAAGTGCAGTTCACAGTAGTTAAGTGCAGTTCACTGTGGTTAAGTAAAGTTCACTGTGGTTAAGTGCAGTTCACTCTGGGTAAGTGCAGTTCACTGTGGTTAAGTGCAGTTCACTGTGGGTAAGTAAAGTTCACTGTGCATTGGCTGACTGGCTCACTGCTTTCTTTTTTCAATGAGTATAATTGTTGccttctttttttatttattaaatcaGGTAAGTCATTGAGGGACACATTGTATTTTACAATAaatgacctgaccaagataagAGTAGATACAACAATAACTGTTGTCTTACCAGTAGAATGCCACTCGTTCACCAAGGTTCTTGTCCTTCACGTTCCTGTCCAGGACGTTGTAACACATGTTCGTTTTGGCTCCCTCCATGCACTTCACATAGATGTTTCCTTTGGTCACATCAAAGTTATACTGCAGAATCTGACCGGTAGGAGGTTTCTTCCAATAGAAATCACTAGCGACCTCTTTCCAGAATACtgcccaagaagaaaaataacATTTAGATGTTGTTTGGaacacacgcacatatacacacacacacacacacacaaacatatatacacacacatacacacacacacacacacacacacacatatacacacatatacacacatatacacacacacacacacacacacacacatacacatacacatacacatacacatacacatacacatacacacacacactcacactcatacacacgcacgcacgcacacacacacacacacacacacacacacacacacacacacacacacacacacacacacacacacacacacacacacacacacacacacacacacacacacacacacacacacacacacacactcacactcacttaACCTACCGTCTCCTTCCTTCTTAACCTACTGTCTCCTTCCTTCTTAACCTACCGTCTCCTTCCTTCTTAACCTACTGTCTCCTTCCTTCGTAACCTACAGTCTCCTTCCTTCTTAACCTACTCCTCCTTCCTTCTGAACCTACAGTCTCCTTCCTTCTTAACCTACTCCTCCTTCCTTCTTAACCTACCGTCTCCTTCCTTCTTAACCTACTGTCTCCTTCCTTCTTAACCTACCGTCTCCTTCCTTCTTAACCTACTGTCTCCTTCCTTCTTAACCTACTGTCTCCTTCCTTATTAACCTACCGTCCGGCTCCTCAATAGACTTCTTGTAAAGTTCCAGATAACAGCTGAAGTCAGGCACATGAGCATCCTGCTGCAGACCCTCCGGAGGATGATACATCTTGTCCTCTGCGTGTTGAGAGCCAGGGACCACCATCGTTGATAGACAGACAGGCGTACTTTAGATAGATCTGTttgagtgcaagagagagagatccagccaGTCTGCTTATCTGATCTGCCTATCCTCCAAGGctagaggggagaggtgagacagacaCTGACAACAGTAGGGCTTCAGCCATTGGACAAGAACACTGAGCCTGTGCTCTGGCCACACCCCTAATACCAGGTTCTGTGTTGAATCCACATGCTTACTGCCAAAGGAGCCAATCAAAATGCTTAAAATGGCACTCCCACCTTTTCATTGGCTGATCGGGTCCTGGTCCGTTTATCGGATTATTTTCCAAGCATTGTGTAAGAGGAGGAAAACATTGGTATGCAGGGGGGAATGCTGGGCTGGGCTGATCGACAGGCAgatagacaagcagacagacagacagacagacagacagacagacagacagactctgtaTTCCTGGATTAAGGaaaacacaacctctctctccccctgtccacctccctccctctctctccccccgtccacctccatccctctctctctcgtccacctccctccctcctcctcccgtccacctccctccctctctctccccgtccacctccctccctctctctcccccgtccacctccctccctctctctccccccccgtccacctccctccctctctctcccccgtccacctccctccctcctctctctccccccgtccacctccctccctctctctcccccgtccacctccctccctctctctctctcccccgtccacctccctccctctctctctcccccccgtccacctccctccctctctctcccccccgtcccacctccctccctctctctcccccgtcccacctccctcccccctctctcccccctccaccctcccctccctccccccgtccccccgtcccctccctctctccccccgtccacctcccctccctctctctcccctgtccacctcctccctccctctctatcccccgtccacctccctccctccctctccccgtccacctccctcccccatcccccgtccacctccctccctctctctcccccgtccacctcctccctctctctcccccatccacctccctcccctctctctccccccgtccctccctccctctctctcccccctgtccacctccctccctctctctcccccgtccacctccctcctcctctcccccgtccacctccctccctctctctccccccgtccacctccctccctcctctccctcccccctccaccccctccccccctccctctctccctccccccgggcccacctccctccctcctctctcccccgtcccacctccctcctctctcccccccgtccacctccctccctctctctcccccgtccactccccctctctctcccccgcccaccctccctccctctcctcccccgtccacctcctccctctctctccccccgctccacctccctccctctctctccccccgtcccctccctctctctctctccccctctcctctctctcccccgtccacctccctccctctctctccccccgtccacctccctccccctctctcctccccccgtccacctccctccctctctctcccccccgtccacctccctccctctctctccccccgtccacctccctcccctccccctccacctcccccctctctccccacctccctccctctctctcccctgtccacctccctcctcctctctcccccgtccacctccctcccctctctctcccccgtccacctccctcctctctctctcccccgtccacctcctccctctctctccccccgtccacctccctccctctctctcccccgtccacctccctccctctctctccccccgtccacctccctccctcctctctccccccgtccacctccctccctctctctcccctgcccactcccctccctctcctctccctccctgtcccccctccctccctctctctccccccgtccacctccctccctctctctctccccccgtccacctccctcctctctctcccccctcccacctccctctctctctcccccgtccacctccctccccctctctccccccgtccctccctccccctctctcccccgtccacctccctccctctctctccccccgtccacaccctccctctctctcccccgtccacctccctccctctctccccccgtccaccctcctcacctctctctcccccgtccacctccctcctctctcccccccgtccacctcctccctctctctcccctgtccacctccctcctctctctcctcccccaccctccctccctcccccgtccacctccctccctctctccctcccccgctccacctccccctccctctctctccccgtccacctccctccctctctcctccccccgtccacctcctccctctccctctctctccccccgtccacctccctccctcctctccccccgtccacctccctccctctctctcccccgtccacctccctcctccctgtccacctccctatccccctgtccacctccctccctctctctctcccccgtccacctccctctctctctctctccccccccacctccctccctccccctctctctccccccgtccacctccctccctctctctcccccgtccacctccctccctctctatcccccgtccacctctccctcccctctctctccccccgtccacctcccctccctctctctcgtccacctccctccctccccccgtctacctcctccctctctctccccccacctcccacctccctccctctctccccgtccacctccctccctctctccccccgtccacctccccctctctctctcccccgtccaccctccctccctctctctccccctgtccacctcctccctctctctcccctgtccacctccctcctctctctccctgtccacctccctccctctctctccccctgtccacctccctcctctctctcccccgtcccacctccctccctctctctctcccccgtccacctccctccctctctctcccccgtccacctccctccccctctctccccgtccacccctccctccctctctccccccgtcccacctcctctccctctctcccccgtccacctccctccctctctctcccccgtccacctccctcccctctctccccccgtccacctccctccccctctctctcccccgtccacctccctccctctctctctcccccgtccacctccctccccctctccccccgtccaccccctcctcccccgtccacctctcccctccctctcccccgtccacctcctccctctctctcccccgtccacctccctccctctctccccccgtccacctcctccctctctctcccccgtccacctccctccctctctctcccccgtccacctccctccctctccccccgtccacctcccccctctctctcccccgtccaccctcctctctctccccgtccacccctccctccctctctctcccccgtccacctccctccctctctctccccgtccacctccctccctctctctccccccgtccacctccctccctctctctcccccccgtccacctccctcctcccccgtccacctccctccctctctcccgtccacctcctccctctctcccccgtccacctcctccctctctctccccccgtccacctcctcccctctcccctgtccacctccctccctctctctcccccgtccacctcccccctctctctcccccgtccacctcccccctctctctccccgtccacctccctccctctctctcccccgtccacctcctcccctctctccccgtccacctccctcccctctctcccccgtccacctccctccctctctccccctgtccacctccctctctctcccccgtccacctcctcctcctctctctctcccccgtccacctccctccctctctctcccccgtccacctccctccctctctccccgtccacctccctccctctcctcccccgtccacctccctccctctctctcccccgtccacctccctccctctctcccccgtccacctccctcccctctctcccccgtccacctccctcctctctctccccccgtccacctccctccctctctcccccgtccacctcctccctctctctcccccgtccacctccctccctctctcccccgtccacctccctccctctctctcccccccgtccacctccctccctctctctctcccccgtccacctccctcccttctctcccccgc contains:
- the LOC135534245 gene encoding acetyl-coenzyme A synthetase, cytoplasmic-like is translated as MVVPGSQHAEDKMYHPPEGLQQDAHVPDFSCYLELYKKSIEEPDVFWKEVASDFYWKKPPTGQILQYNFDVTKGNIYVKCMEGAKTNMCYNVLDRNVKDKNLGERVAFYW